The Fusarium fujikuroi IMI 58289 draft genome, chromosome FFUJ_chr05 DNA segment AAAACCCTCGACACCTCCACCCGCCAAttaatcaatcaatcaatcaatcaccaAAAGCACCGACCTTTTCACACAAAAACCACAACTGCCATTGCTTTCTCTCTCCCCAATGCGGAACGGGCGCTTGTATGTGGACGTGGACACACAATGGCTTAGGCTTGCGACCGCCAAACATGGACGAACAAGACCACTCACGATCTGGCACCTCCAGTGATGCCACATCCTGGAACCAGGCCTCCACCTCCGACCTCAACCTACCCCGGGACCCAAAGATGGAGCGCTCCAGCGCATCCAACCTGCGGTCAGCCTTTCGCCATACGCTGATAAATGCCACCTCCACCGTTCGCGCTGTCACACCCGATCCCGTCGAGCCTCCGACTGTCAGTGTCACTGCTGAGTCTCAACAGTCCCAGAGAGGTGCTTCTTCACAGCAGAGTTCGCCCCGGACTATACCTCCGGGCCCTACAAGGAGACAAGGCATGGTTTTCAACGAAGTTTTCAGCGAGTCGTACGAGAGCAGCGAATCTAGCCCTCCGAGACAGCATCTACGGCATACGAGCGGTAGCCTCCGGCCAAGGACGCGCACGATGGATACCTCTATGCTGGCACAAAGAAGTGTCCCACCGCCGACATCAGAGCGACACCGGGTTGGCAGTGTGAGCTCTTCGGGGTCATTACATCCTTCAGACGAGCTAAGGCCACAGCTCAGTTCATTAGACTCGCTACACCACGCTGTCATAACGGGGCGAGAATCATTAGTACCAACAAAAGACAAAAAGTCAAGAAGACTTATGAAGCGACAATCATCCAGGCCTACCTCACCTCTCATTTCTCCCCCACCTACCGTCGACTCACTCCCATTACCCATAGCCACTGATGACGCAAACAAGGTCCTGCTTCTTATGAGAAATCTATGCGGTCGAATGCGTGGCGAGATCGAATATCAAGGCGAAACGGGCGGTCCTTGGCATAGTGGCGTTGCTTAtattgaagaggagaagggctGTCTCATGTTTGACTCAGGGCAGAATGGTCCCTTTCATATCCCTCTTGTTTCTGATCTGCGCGGCTGCAGGGTCCTCCCTGTCGATTATCCGGAACTAACCAAGGAATGCTTGGAGTTGGTGTGCCTGTCACCTCCAGTGGAAATCTTAATATGTCCTTTGGTGACAGAAGAGTTCGACTTGTGGCTTGCAGCTTTACTATGCTGGCAGCAATTACGTCCAACGGGTATTAAGCTTGCCAATGGGAAACCAGCCAACCAGGTGATGCCCATGAGGCCGGAATTGAAGAGACATGGTTGGTCACAGGAAAAGAACAAGCCTACGAATATCATCAAGGTTGGCAAGGTGATGCTTTGGGACAAGGGTTTGGCTGTGTCACCACGGGCGATTGTCAAGAGACCCTCCACGAGAGACCTCCGATCACCCACGACATCCTGGAGGAGAGTTTCCTGCATTCTACAGGACAGTGGCGAGTTCAAGCTCATGACAGAGAATGATGTCACTGTTCTTTCTATCATCGATCTTTCACAGCTTTCCCGGTGCGCAGTTCAACAACTTGACCGCACAGTACTCGACGAAGAATATTGCATTGCCATATTTCCAATCTATTCTTCTACATCTACTCACCTCTCCATCTTCCGACCCGTTTACTTAGCCCTCGACAGCAGAGTTCATTTCGAAGTTTGGCTTTGTCTACTACGAGCATTTGCGGTACCCGACATATACCGGCTAGATGACCCTAACACGTCACAAATTGTGGAACTCGAGGATATTGAATCAGAGTATGAGGGCGAAGTTTTCAGGATTGAAAAGACCATCAGCGTTAGGGTTACTGAAGCAAAGATCAAGGCTAGGCCCAGCGGTGGTGGAGGGACTGAGCCGACAATTCCAGAGCGACCCGGACGATCGGAACCTGACCCCCTGATTGGAAACTACCTTGCGGAAGTTATCTTAGACGGCGAAGTGAGGGCAcgaacaacaacaaagacaGCCACCAAGAACCCCTTTTGGAGAGAGGAGTGCGAATTCACCGATCTACCACCAACCACGCCATTATTATCCATCGTCTTGAAGAGAGTGGAAGGAAACCTGGACAGCTCGAGTAATCTCCTCCAAGCATCCGTTGGACTGCCTCGAACACGCAATCTGCAGGAGTTTGTAGTAGGTGCCGTCGACATTTCGCTCGACCAACTAGACCGCGGGAAGGACAGCGAGCAATGGCTTCAGATATTTGACGAGAAGCACCAATCGGTTGGACAGATGCTAGTGAAAGTGAATCACGATGAGCATGTTGTGCTTTTGTCCAAGGAATACCAACCTCTCACGGACTTATTGCACCGATTTCCAGCAGGTTTGACGAACCAGGTATCGGCGGTTCTCCCGGGACAGCTACGTCGATTGGCCGAGTTATTCCTCAATATCTTCCAAGTGTCAGGATCCGCTAGCGAATGGCTCATGGCActggttgaggatgagatcgaTGGCATTGGCAATCAGACCACCATGAAGAAATATCGATTCAGTAGCCGGCTGAAGTCGAACGACTCTATTGACGCAGCAACTGATCGTGAACTCATCGTACGAGATATGAGCAAGTCCCTTGCCGGAGAAGCGAACCTGCTGTTTCGAGGCAACTCTCTCCTCACACAGTCACTCGAATTTCATATGCGCCGCTTGGGCAAGGAGTATCTTGAGGAGATCCTACAGGAGAAGCTGTTTGAGATAAATGAGATTAATCCAGACTGCGAAGTCGATCCTAGCAAGATCCCACACGAATCGGATCTCGACCAGCATTGGACTGTGCTCATCCACTACACGACTGAAGTGTGGAAGTGCATTGCTAACTCAGCCAACCGACTACCTCCCGAGCTACGACATATACTTAAGTACATCCGAGCAGTTGCTGAAGACCGCTATGGAGACTTCTTGCGCACTGTCACATACACATCAGTCTCTGGTTTCCTATTCCTCCGCTTCATCTGTCCAGCTATTCTGTCGCCCAAGCTTTTTAACCTTCTACGCGACCACCCTCGACCTCATGCCCAACGAACATTCACACTTATCGCAAAGGCACTACAAAAGCTAGCAAACTTGTCCAACTTTGGAAAGCGAGAGGAATGGATGGAGCCGATGAACCGATTCCTCAATGTACAGAGACAATCTGTTCGTGATTATATTGACCAAGTGTGCAGTATCCCAGCGGACCGCAATGCCAATTTCGTTCCTGCAGGCTACAGCACACCAGTCACTATTCTCGGCCGTCTAAGTCCTACTTCCAAGGAGGGCTTCCCCAGTCTTCCATACTTGATTGACGACACGAGAAACCTGGCGAGTCTTGTCAAGCTATGGGTGGACGCTAGACCGGTTGacgacaagaaagaagaggtgGATCAGGAGCTTCTCGCTTTTAACGACGTGTGCTTCGCTCTACAACAACGCGCCGACGCTTGTCTCGCCAAGGTCGAAACTGAGCGTGCCAGTGAAACAGCAACCTGCGCTACCACAGAGGACGTCGCCGAGTCTATCGAACAAGCATCCTTGATTGAATCACTCTCTATTTCCTACGGCGGCTCCTCAACAGCATGGAACGACGTCTACGAACCCACACCCGGTAGCTCAGGCAGCGAAGTGAACGACGACAACACGATACGCAACCGCAGACGAAGCAAAGAGCGTCGccgtcaccatcaccaccacaaaGAAGGCTGGGAGCAACGAAAGCAACGGCATGCAAGCACAGGTGGAAGTGCTAGTGCGAGTGCAAGCAACACTATCAAGTCTAAGAATGGACGTGTAGGACGTACGATCCTCAGCGGCATCACACGCATAGTAGGCCGTGGTGAGAGTCCTGAGGGAAAAGATTCCTCGAAGCATTTTaagtaaaagagaaaaagccATTTACATCCATCTATACATATACATATACACattttatataccttttgaTGACTAGATGGGAGAGCTAGTTATTCATGATTGAATGAACAATacaactttttttttcccccCCAAATCACCACTTTCATCTTTTCTTATTCCTCTTATTCATATTTGTCCTTTCTTTTGTCATTGTTACTCAGATCTTGGATATGGCAGGCCATTTCTTCATACTCGCATAGCAGAAGGTTGGGATCGCCTCGTTTTGGTCGTTGTATTATATATGTCTGGATTTCTTCGTTTGCTTGTTTTATCTAAGTTTATTTGGTGTCAAGTTGGAAGGCTTCAATCCAAGGTACCCCTTTCATGGTCGGCATGACTGAtctataaggtactatatAGACTTTGGAGGAAAAGAGGACAGATGATATATTGACTCTCCTCCATAAACTCAAATCATAATTAGAATCATTCCCTCTCCACTGAAACCATATATGTATGATTCATGTGTGGATGCTTTGCCTGACTTATGAAGCATGAATATGGGAACTGGAAGGCGGACACAGTCAATCACAAAGCTAATGCCCGTGATATATCATCTCGTCGTAGAGTATTGCAATATTTGCAATTCGATGGTATCTCTCATTCAGCGCCGACTCCTAAGTAACCCGCTTTTTCCTCGCATGGGTTATGTTACAGAAAGTGTGATCATGTCCTCCGCCCTCATTCCATATGAAACATGCCTATAATTTTCAAATACAACTGGCGTTCTATCCCGCTCGCAATGAGTAAAATGACGCTCTCTATTTTGCGGTGTGCCTTCTCTGCAGCCGCTTAGGCGAAGAACTTCTTGTAGGCAGCCTTTTCCTTGGCGGCgcgagcagcagccttggttCGGACGGCGTTGAGCTCTCGGGTGATGGCGCTATCGTTGGGCGCAAGGGTGTTAGCCTCATTCAGGTCACGCAGAGCAGCCTCCTCGTCCTTGAGGCGGATGTTGGCAAGGCCACGGCGGTAGAAAGCCTTTGCACGGTCGGCGTCCTTAACGCCTTCGACGTCCAGGGCAGCAGAAGCGGAGCGAGCAGCGTCATCCCAGGCCTCCAGCTTGATGTTCAGGAGCGCcgagttgttgttgagggaAAAGCGCAGAGCCTTCAGGTCGTCCTTGATCGACTGTGGTTGGTTCTCAAGATCAGGATCCTCGTTAATGTATCGCAGGCCCTTCTGGTACTTGTCGAGGCCGAGAGAATAGTTGCCTGACTTGAAGGCAGTGTTGCCGTACTCCTTGCAGGCCGTGGCGATTTTGACAATGGCTACGGCGTCAAGGGTGTCTGTGCAATCTTCGGGGAAGTCCTCGTATGGGTCGCCGAGGGCGTCAGGCTGCTTCACGTCGGCAGCGACGGCGGCATCACCCTTGAGCTCGCCGCAGTCGGCAATGAGAGCCTCCTTTGCGGGACGGTCGCCGGACTGGGTGGTAAGGTTCTCGATTTGTCGAACAACGGACTTGCCGTTGAGTACCTCGCCAAAGACGACGTGCTTGCCGTCGAGGTGAGGGGTAGGAACGGTGGTTATGAAGAACTGGGAGCCGTTGGTGTCTGGCGGGGTAATTCGTCAGCGTCATGGCCCAAAATGAGGGGCATCATGGAACTTACTGGGACCAGCATTGGCCATGGACAGGAGGAAAGGCTTCTCGTGCTTCATGGGGAAAGCTTCATCGTCAAACTTGTTGCCGTAGATGGACTCTCCGCCGGTACCGTCACCAGCAGTAAAGTCACCACCTTGGATCATGAACTGCTTGATGACACGATGGAAGATGGAGCCCTTGTAGTGCAGGGTCTTTCCTGACTTGCCGATGCCCTTTTCGCCGGTGCAGAGAGCACGGAAGTTCTCAGCAGTCTTGGGGACAAGGTCGGCATAGAGTTCCATGGTGATACGGCCAACGGGCTTGCCGCCGAGCGAGATATCGAAGAAGACGCGGGGTCGCGCGGGGGAGTCGCCTTCGGTGGCCATTGCGATAGTTTGTGAGGAAGAATTGGgtgaagagaggagaggaaaggAAATAGAAATGAATTAAATCAAGGCGCcggaagagagaagagatgctcgagattgagattgagattgagaggATTGAAGAGTAAGACGGGGGATCACGGCGTAGGGGTTTAGTCTTAGTGTTTGGGTGTCGAGTTGCTAtggaggagcagaagcaaaCAGAAGGTAACAGAAGAGGGGAGCTACCCTGCCAATTGAGGAAAAGTCGCGATGCAAGCGAGCCCGAAGATCGTGCCGCTTATTAGTGGGGAGCCCAGAcctatattttagtaggtaggtaccgaTTTAATTGAGTGACAGCTGAGGGTTCAATTCTTTATTGCCGGGAACATCACTACATATATATCTACACAATGAGTACATCAATAGCCTATCGTTCATGCAATCGACTCAATCAGATCATGTCTCTTGAATCACAATCACTCGCGAACAAGGTCCAGCTCCCACATCCCTCAGACTAAGCCAAGCATGGACGGAGACGGACGGGATGTGAATACCATAACCAAGAAGACAATTGCGCATGCGGGtgtattttctttttccttcaCCGGTGATGAGCAGAGGAGATAAGACGGGACAACTAGATCAGCtgatattaataaaaacaaCAAATATCATCAACTGAAACGAGACAGGTTCAGCCGAGAACTTTGAAGCCCAAGCAGATGCTCTCTACCTAACCAGACTCTCTCTGCAGTGTGAGGCTCAACCTCGCCCTGCAGTTTGGGGTCAGATACATCCATACATGACCTGTCATGCAGCAACTGTAAATGTGTTTCAATTAAAGAGGACACATAACAATTTGTGTAACGATAACGGCATGACCTTGACCAAACTGTCTCTCTTGTAATTCATTCCAATCCAATCAGGAAAAagtgagaaaagagaaaactcTCTCTTAATGGTTAGCCAACTTCTCATCAAGGCGGGGGAGAGCGAGCAGGGGCCAAAGAGGGCTTAAGCCTCCTTGCAATAACGCTTTCAGGGCATTGTAATCCGAGTCAATAAGGCCCAATATCGAAAGGAGAGTGAATCATGATTGAACAATGGTTACACAAATTATAGAACCACTTACAGTAAATACAGGTCTTGCTTGCTACTGATCAAATCTCACCGTTTCTCGCCTATATCCCATTCAACTATTGCCCGCCTCCACCAACCAACGCACAACATCCATTGTAGCGTCTACTGGGGATATCCCGATGCAAGAAATCAACGACCAATCTGATTGAATCGCCCGGACCAAACTCCCCCGTTCAAAACCTGGCCTGCCTATATTGGATCCATCCCGTCCGTTACAGAGGAGAGACCTTCTCTCCATCGCTTTGACCACCTCTGATCTGAATTGCTTCTTTTTAAACCACAAACACAACACGGAACTTCAGCCGCTCTCGGTTGCACAGCACATGATGCAGCCCTTCCGCTAACGCATCCAATTAGAAACTGCCAATCCATGAAAAATGGCTGTGTTGGCTGTTGTTTGCTGTTGTTTGCTGTATGATAATTGCACTTTCGGATACAGTCCCGTCGACAACTGACCCTATCAGGTTGTATGCTGTAACACACATATCAAAGATGTGACAGCCCGGGGAAGCTGAACTCTTCAAGAATCATATCATGTTGATTATAGACGCCAGGGCTGATTCCAAAACATGTCTCTATTACCGAACCTATAGCAGACCCATCAATGCACCTGTTGTGATCCCTTCGCTTTCTCTTTTGTCTACCCGTCCTGTCTAAGGTATCTTCAATAGCCTATCTCCCTACCTTATATTTCACATTTCTATAGCAGCCACTCACTCCGTCTTGGCGCCGTTCTTCAATTCCAGAGTAACCTATGATGTGCCCCCCGTGATTAGCACAGACACCCCCAAAtgcaaggaaaagaaggcttTCACAAAACTTACCGGCCCGTCATTGACGAGAGCAacctccatcatggcctgGAACTGCCCATCCTTGACTCTCTCCTCCATGTAACCCGCCCTGACCTTCTGCACAAAGTAGTGGTATAGCCGGCGTGCCTCCTCCGGGTTGGCAGCACCATGAAAGTCAGGCTTGGCTCCCTTCTTTGTACTAGCCAGCAGCGTAAACTGCGACACTGCCTCTAGGTCTCAGCCACTGCTGCTACCCTCACACGAccagagaggagaaggagactcACCGCAGAGAACCTCGCCGCCAATATCGCTGacactcttcttccacttgacAAAAGCCAGTCAGATTTGAAACCACAAAACGAAATTATCGGTCCAGCCTCTTTTGATCTCCCTTACCTTACCGCCCTCTTCGTCATCCCacagcttcatcctcagcaCCTTGGCAGCCATCAGGTCAGCCTCTTTCTCCGTGTCCCCGGGGGCCACCGCTGCAAATGCCAGGACGCCCCTGCCGATGGAAGAGATCATCTCCTTGTCGACGGTGACGGACGCCGACAGGACTCGCTGCAATATGACTATTTGAGTTGTCGGTGAGCTTATGATTCATTTATCTTTGGTTTGTGTGTGTCGGTGATCACACTGTACTGCACGTACCCTTCATATTCGTGATGTGTGAGTTTTTCGTGACTGGGAGATGCAAGTTGAGTAAGATATCAGTCTGTTTTGACTGGATTAAATCAAGCTCTTTGTATCTAGACGTTACTCCGTAGTCGGATCGGCATCGGTCCCGATTTACCGTGTATCACAGCAGAGAAAGACAATCAAGGTTAGTTTTGATGATAAAACATCAATTTTTTCAAGCAGAGAGGCTTGGATGGATCAGAAGCCACCAAGTGTAGGATTCCCTTATAGTTTCAATATTCATCACTTGGTAGAGACGTCAACTGGCGATTGAGTTCCAGACTGGACGTTCTAGGTATGGCCTACCTTGCCTACGCAAAGCACTGAGGCAGTGGAGGGCACTTAATTGCCAGCAAGGTATCTCAGTAGTACGAAGGTAGACGCTTAGCGAAGAAAAAAAACCACGTCATTGAGTGCACCCTTGAAATATTGGCCTGAATTTGCACCACTGTTTGGCTTGCCAATTCAATATTACACAGAAATGTCATGCCTACAGATTGACTAACCATCTTCAACTGCTACAGCCTTTTCAAGCCTGTAAATGCTTGTTCAGCCCTCAATTCCTACTGCAACACGTTTCAGCAACTAACCGCGCCTCGCCCCAGTGAATCGCGGCCCCATAGCCAATCACGACACCGCGGTTCTTTAGCCTCATTGGATAACTGCACCTCCCACCTTGAACTAACCTTAACCACCAAATCAGTGCTGGCCAGCCTTAACTTCCAACAACCACATCTCATCTGCCATCGGTTCCCGGCATTGACGCTCAGGACGACGGACACTGTATTATCAccctattataattaacgACGACTATCGGATCGCCCCCCGCGACGCGCCGTTATATCATAATAACCCTTCCCTGCGCTGCCACATCCTTCCGAACTGTGCTGGCAGAGACGCACAACAAACCGAATCGACAACAACAGTCGGGCGACAAGATCTATACGAGCGACTAGACACTGCGCCCGAGTGGCTGCATTTTTCTACTCATAATGGCGGCGAGGAAACTGGCCCAAGAGGTCGACAAGTGCTTCAAAAAGGTCTCCGAGGGTGTGGCCGAATTCGAAGCTATTTACGAAAAGATTGAACAATCGAGTAATCCTGCCCAGAAGGACAAGCTAGAAGATAACCTGAAACgcgagatcaagaagctccagcgACTGAGGGATCAAATCAAAACATGGGCCGCCAGCAACGACATCAAGGACAAAGCTCCCTTGCTGGAGCATCGCAAGCTGATCGAGACGGTTGGTCCCCGCCACTGACAACGGATTGTCATCCAGTATTTTATTGACGGTTGTATCGGGTTTTTAGCAAATGGAAAAGTTCAAGGCCGTGGAGAAGGCCATGAAGACGAAAGCATACTCCAAGGAAGGTCTATCAGCTGCCGCCAAGCTCGATCCCAAGGAGCAGGCAAAGGTTGAGGCCAGCGAATTCTTAAGCGGAATGGTCGATGAGCTGGAACAGCAAATCGAGACACTCGAGGCAGAAGGCGAGTCGATACAAGCGACCATGAAGAAGGGCAAAAACAACACCGCCAAGGCCGAACGCATCGCCGAAGTTGAACGCATTATCGAACGACATAAGTGGCACCAGGGGAAGCTGGAACTTATCAGGAGATCCTTGGAGAATGGCGGAGTCGAGCCCGAGCAAGTGACCGACCTGGAAGAGAGCATTCGATATTATGTGTCGGATGGCATGAACGAAGACTTTatggaagatgaggagatgtATGAGGAGCTCGACcttgaggacgaggaaggTACCTACGGCATGGGCGCGGACAACGAGAAGAACTCTTCCCTGGATGCGCAGTCTGTGCAAGAGGACCTTACGACCGACAATGACTTGCCAAAGACACTGACGAGAAAGGCGCAGAAGGAAGTTGACCCAGTACGGAGGACATCTTCTCAGACAAAGTCACCTTTACCTGCACTCGCGACACTCCATGCTCCGCTACCGACTATCAGCAATAGCAGTACGGGTACACCGGCTATGAAGCCAGCATCAGTACCTACAAGGCCCGCCGGAGAAGGACTCAAGTACGCTTcagctgccgctgccgccgccgcgaGTGATAAGAACAACGTTGGTATCTCTCCACTACCCCCGCCCCCTGGTGCCGCATCATCAAGCATTTCCCCGTTGCCGCAAGCCCGAGCAGCGCGACCAACTCTCCTGCGACATCCTCTGCCcagccagcttctcaacaaccagAGTCAAAGCAGCCCACGCCagctcctgctcctgctgaGCCAGATCCAGTACCTGCGCCAGCCCCTGTACCTGTCACTACGAAACAGTCCAAGCGATCAAAGGCTGCTGGGAAACAAGCAGCAGTCCCCGAGGCCACTCCATCTTCAAAGAGTACGTGTGCAAGACAGTTTTGTATGGCTCGAATAACTGACTTCGATGTAGCTCCACGGACAAATGGTACAGCCAATGGTGTCAAGCAaaccgaggaagaggaagaatgcATCTACCATTTACCAGCATCGTTacaagatcttgttgatacATATGAGACATCGAGAAAGCGGCCGTATCCTCCATCTGCGCCATCAGCTCTGCGCATGATGACTGCCAGCCAGGCCAGCTGCCCCGATATTGTGGATGCCGATGTTCCACGATCATACCGACCCGACCAACCGGTACCCCCAACAGGGTCAGGATTTCCCCGCGAGCCACTCGCTATCTTCGATGACCCGCGGTTGTACTCCCGTATGGACCCTGACACTCTGTTCTATGTATTCTACTATAAGCAGGGTACTGCCCAACAGTACATGGCAGCCAAGGCTCTGAAAGATCAAAGTTGGCGATTCCATAAGCAGTATCAGACTTGGTTTCAAAGACATGAGGAACCTAAGAACATCACTGAAGACTTTGAGCAAGGCACATACCGATTTTTCGACTATGAGAGCACATGGTAAGTGGACTGACGAAATGACGAAGGGGGGCATGCTGACATGACTGCGCAGGATGAATCGACGCAAGGCTGACTTCAAGTTTGTCTACAAGTtccttgaggatgaggtcTAATCAACGGTGCTTCTCTAATGGAGATTTGAGTCCATTGACCGTGTATGAGAAATATGGGACGGAGCTATCGGTTTTGGTTGGACGCACCTTGGTTTTGTGAACTCCTGGAGAGGGCGTATTAAGAGCACAGAGAGAGTAAGAAAGGACTTAGGCGGCAACCTCATCTTgctttcatcatcagcttttGATGTACTTTCTGGAACAGGTAAATATGCAACATGCTACGCGGGGCGTTGTCAACCTCATTGTTTGAGATATGAATACGAGCCTTTCGAGTGCAGGGCATTGTCGCCCTGAACGACTATTCTGTTGAAGTGTATGGTCAAATGTATGTGGCTCGTTTGCCTCATTCTACCCGTGATCAATGTCTTCCAAAAGGAACTGGCTCCTCGGATCGTCCACCCCCTGTGCAGCTCGACAGCCTCTCTTTCAGCCAGCGCAGCCTCGGACTCGGTAGGCGTTAGGGCAAGGCTCTCTTAGTGGCGCACAATGATGTGAGGTGTTTCATTCCTCCGTGGCTGAATGCCCAGTGTCTGCACTGACGTGGCACGTCCTGAAGCGTAGTCAAGGTGAAGCGTTCAGACTGGTGAAATTTGAGGACAAGTTGGGTGAACAACCCTATTTCTGAGGGCTGCTGCATTGCTGCCCAAAAGGCGAGAAGTGACCTAAGAGCATTGGATTTCGCGACTACTTGAATGTAGATAAACCCGTCTCCATAGGAAGACGGTGAGACACTCTTTGGGCTCATCAAgtttcctcttcttgttgtctcaACGATTTATACACAACCGGCGTGGGCTGGTCGCATTACCGGCCATCGAGGCGATGCTACACCTGTAGCACATTTCAAGTCATCGCAGACAACGTGGCTTTCGGATATGGGAAGACAGTCGAGTGGACAAAGCACAAGATGAGGACCCTTGCCGCCCCAGGCGACACAGTTGCAGTTTCGTTTCTCCTCTTAGCAATTCCTTTGGTTTGTCAAACCTGAGCTGACATGTGTATGACTTGATGACACACTTCCTCAACGATAAGGTTGCCCAAATTGCGTCGTCAGTTGTTCAGGGCTGGCGGAATGATTGCCTTGTCGCCTGTGACGCGGGTGCCTTGTGCCATCGTCATTATGCCTATCAGACTCTGCCAAGGCGACTTTCAGCAGCGTTCGCCATCCAGCGCTTTTGTGGGTGAGGCATACCCTCTTTCGAATGACAAGCTTGCGGCACAGCTCTGCGCTTGCTTCTATATCGTCCAAGACTCAAAGTTAAGGGTAGCCATTTGGGTAACAAGATTGTCGCCCCCAACTGCGTCGGCGTCACCGTACAAGTCGACTGGGATTTGAAACGAAACCAATGCAGGCTACAACAGGAAGGTTTCTAGAATGCTTCCATGCTTGTCAACTTCGCAAAGATTCGGATACGAGATTCCTGGCAAGCGAGTGTCAATTCCGTGGCTAGGGTGGCATGGATTGGCTTCCCTGCGAGGGAAGGGTTCTACTCCGTAGTGAGTCTGATGACCCTGTCGAAAACGATCATGATCTCATAACGGGCGAACCATTTTCAACTGCTCCTCTCCTCCTGCATTTGACACTTGCTGCTCCAGTCAGCCTCACTATTAAGACTCCTTGAGCTTTTCCCTGGGGGCTCTACACTATTCGGTGTGTTGACTTGCCAGGTACGATACATTGGTAAGTCGAACACTTGTATCGGGGGATTTCCCCAGCGTTGTCTTGCAGATTCCGGGTAGGGATCCGGTAGGACTCGAGGAGAGACAAGGCCTTTTAGGGCGTCCAGGGTGGTTTTCGTTCAGGCGCTTGCTACTTTTGCTCATCACTTTGGGTGCCCTGAAGAACCGCCTTGTCAATTGTTGAGACATGTCAGATTGACCATGATACGCCAGGCTCTGATAGACGCAGCGAGTTACACAACCCAGACCACCACCAACCTTGTAATTCAAGCAGATAGGTGGGATCAGAAAGATGTGTGGCAGATGCTAGAATGACGATGCTGGGTTTATTTTTGTCTGTGCTCTGTTCTGCTGGAGACCTCGAAGGTTACTATTGCTGGCCGTTTGCCCCATGTTGCC contains these protein-coding regions:
- a CDS encoding related to NOT3-general negative regulator of transcription, subunit 3, yielding MAARKLAQEVDKCFKKVSEGVAEFEAIYEKIEQSSNPAQKDKLEDNLKREIKKLQRLRDQIKTWAASNDIKDKAPLLEHRKLIETQMEKFKAVEKAMKTKAYSKEGLSAAAKLDPKEQAKVEASEFLSGMVDELEQQIETLEAEGESIQATMKKGKNNTAKAERIAEVERIIERHKWHQGKLELIRRSLENGGVEPEQVTDLEESIRYYVSDGMNEDFMEDEEMYEELDLEDEEGTYGMGADNEKNSSLDAQSVQEDLTTDNDLPKTLTRKAQKEVDPVRRTSSQTKSPLPALATLHAPLPTISNSSTGTPAMKPASVPTRPAGEGLKYASAAAAAAASDKNNHFPVAASPSSATNSPATSSAQPASQQPESKQPTPAPAPAEPDPVPAPAPVPVTTKQSKRSKAAGKQAAVPEATPSSKTPRTNGTANGVKQTEEEEECIYHLPASLQDLVDTYETSRKRPYPPSAPSALRMMTASQASCPDIVDADVPRSYRPDQPVPPTGSGFPREPLAIFDDPRLYSRMDPDTLFYVFYYKQGTAQQYMAAKALKDQSWRFHKQYQTWFQRHEEPKNITEDFEQGTYRFFDYESTWMNRRKADFKFVYKFLEDEV